GGTTGGTTTATCCATGCTAATAATTCAAATTTATAAGCATCATCTCCAAAAGATTTGAACCATACCTGCGGAGGAGGGTACTTTAAGACTCGCGATTCTGACCGCGCTGCGATCAATAAGGCTTCTGTCACTAAAACCGTATCGGTACCATAGGCAACACTCACAGGAATATGCAAGCGACTTTCTGGCGTTTGGTAAGTCCAATTGATGACGTTTTTAGCAAAAAACCGTTGATTAGGCACTACAACAAACAGCCGATCTTGAGTCCGAACAATCGTCGAACGAATCGAAATTCGCTCAATAGTCCCTAACAAACCATCTACTTCTACAAAATCTCCGACCCGGATTTGCTGTTCCAGTAATAGGGTCAAACCACTCACGAAGTTACTGGCTAGCTCTTGCAAACCAAAACCTAAACCTAAACCCAAAACACCAGCAATAACAGCCAATGAGCTCAGATCTATCCCTACCGATTGGAGAAGAATGATGAAGCCAATCAGACCAAAGGTATAGCTGATGATGGTAGAGATGGCGGCTTGTGCTCCCCGCTCCATACGAGTCTGGGGAAGAATGCTCTTCTTAAGCCACTGACCACATAACCGAGCGCCCACAAAAACCAAAACAGTTATTGAGACAAAGATGATGAGCGTCAACAAGGAGATCGGATTCTTCCGTTCTCCGACATCCGTAAAAGGGGTATTCAACGCTCCCCAAAACTTGTCAGGAAAAGCTGCCAGACCAGTGATAAACAACTGTCTGATAGGTTGGAGGGCAGGGATGAGCGTCAAGATATTGTAAAAGGCGACTAGCCAAATCCCGAGTCTTAATCCAAACAGCAAACACCGTTGTAAAAGGGGGTAAATCGCTCGACCTTTTTTGGGGACCGTTCTCAAACGCCCCTGCATCCAGCGCCCCATCAACCCATCTGAGATCGCAGCTCCTCCCAAGATCCCCACAACAATGAATAGGTTCTTGAGGAAATGAACATCAACAGCGAATAGAGTCATTTGCCTCAATAATTTAGATCGCACAAATTATAGACAGCAGAAAGGGGTGAGCTCAACTCACCCCTTTCTTTAGGATTATGCAGTTGAATAGCGCTGTAGGCACTGGATTAAACTGAAATAAAGTTAGGACACCTTAGCTGCTTCAGGAACGCTACGCATGCTAGAAGGTTCCGAGGTTCCAGCCGCTTCATCTTCACCTTGCAAAAACTGCTTGGACGCACTCACACTTTGGTGTAAGCGCAGGCGATAACAAGGAATGGTATCTGACAAGATTGCACTTGCCATCATCCCAGTGTGAATCTCCAGGTGAGCCTCAGGCACAGACTCAAACATTAACCGCTGGCCAGGAAACACAACACGTTCAAAATACCAGTTAGGGATATTCGTAATCCGAGCAACTTGGATCTTATTCGTTGAATTAACGTAACAGCAGACAATGAGATCTGAATCGTTTGGAGGGACGGGATCGATGACTTGTGGCATGGCAACTCACGGAAAAGGGTAATTTTATGGGTCTTTTTAATGGGCATTTAACGCAAACTTAAGCTAACATTCATCGATCCCAAACCGCTGTAAATATCGTTACTTAATTGACTTACTGCTTAGAGAAAGTTATGATCTTTACCTTTTCTTTAGAATTGATGGCTGTTAGTTAAGTTGGGATCATATCGAAACTATCTTAACGAAGAATCTTGGGATCGGTGGGTGAGTCACTGCAAAGGCATCGGTCTAGACAAACACTCTAGGGCAACTCAGTACTATGATTAAGATATATAACCTAAGTGTTAATCACCTTATACCTTAACGTTCTCTCAAGGCGTGATGAACAATCCCCGAATCCTATACATTCGTCTACCTTGTAATCCCATTTTTCCCATTGGGGTCGTTTACCTCGCCGATCATATTCACAAATGTCTACCTCATGTCGAGCAACGTATCTTTGATTTAGGCACCGTCCCTCCCCTGGACTTCAAACCAGCATTGGATCGCTGTATAGATGACTTCCAGCCTGATCTCCTTGTTTTTTCCTGGCGAGACATCCAAATTTACGCTCCTGTAGGTGGTAGAGGTGGCAATCCCCTACAACATGCCTTTGAGCTGTACTATGGTAAAAATCCTTGGACAAAACTCAAAGGTGCTTTTGGTGGATTAAGGGTATTTATTGCCTACTACGCAGAGTTATGGAGAAATTCAGGGCTAATCAAACGAGGACTCAAGCGAGCCCAGCGATATCATCCTGAAGCTCAGACGGTAGTTGGAGGTGGTGCAGTCAGCGTTTTTTATGAACAGTTAGGTACCCAGCTGCCGAAAGGGAGCATTGTCTCTGTGGGTGAGGGAGAGGTCCTATTAGAGAAACTGTTGACAGGGCAAGAATTTCGAGATGAACGATGCTATGTGGTGGGCGAGAAAGCTCCCCGAGATCGCATGATCCATGAATGGCCCACCGAGATCGACAAAACGGCCTGCGATTACCCATACATTGCGAGTATTTGGCCTGATTTTGAATATTATTTTGAGTCTCAAGACTTCTATGTAGGCGTTCAAACCAAGCGAGGGTGCCCTCACAACTGCTGCTATTGCGTCTACACCGTCATTGAAGGTAAACGCGTCCGAGTCAATCCCGCCGAAGAAGTCGTTGCTGAAATGCAGCAGCTGTACAATCGCGGCATTCGTAACTTCTGGTTTACCGACGCTCAATTCATCCCAGCCCGCCGCTATATTCCCGACGCGATTGAATTACTGCAAAAGATCCTAGATGCCGATTTAACAGATATCCATTGGGCTGCCTATATTCGTGCCGATAATCTCACGCCAGAGCTCTGTGATCTAATGGTCAAAACAGGGATGAACTATTTCGAGATTGGGATCACCAGTGGCTCTCAAGAACTGGTTCGCAAGATGCGGATGGGATATAACTTACGAACCGTGCTGCAAAACTGCCGAGATCTAAAAACGGCTGGCTTCAATGATTTAGTCTCTGTCAATTATTCTTTCAATGTCATTGATGAGCGTCCAGAAACGATTCGCCAGACAATTGCCTATCATCGAGAACTAGAAAAGATCTTTGGAGCAGATAAGGTCGAACCTGCCATTTTCTTTATTGGCCTCCAACCTCACACCCATCTCGAAGAATATGCCTTTGACAACAATATTTTGAAGCCTGGCTATAACCCCATGAGTCTCATGCCTTGGACGGCCAAGAAATTACTTTGGAATCCTGAGCCCATGGGTTCGGTATTTGGAGAAGTATGTCTCCAAGCTTGGAAGCAAAGTCCCAATGATTTTGGGCGAGAGGTGATGAATATTTTGGAACAGCGTTTTGGTCGCGCTCCCTTGAATGAAGCTTTGACAGCCACCATTGAACCCAAAAAGCGATCACTGGCAACAGCTAGCCGAATGGGCTCATAAGCATCCTTTCAGGATGATGTTTGACGCACACACAGTTCAACAGGTAAATCTTGCCACACAAATAAACCCCTCACCTATTTCTGGGTGAGGGGTTGAATCATTGTACTCTGGCATCAATAACCCAGAGGGTGAGATTTACCACTTCTGAGCAACATACTCAGCTAGGTCAAGCACGCGCTGACTATAACCCCACTCATTGTCATACCAAGCTACAACCTTGATCATGTTGCCGCCCATGCCCATGGTGAGGGAACCATCAACAATAGAAGAGCAGTCATGTCCTTTGAAGTCACCTGAGACCAAAGGCTCTTCATTGAAAGCAATGATTCCTTTCATTGAGCTTTCAGACGCTTGCTTAAGAACTTCATTAACAGACTCAGCAATCGCTGGCTTCTCAGTTTGGGCAACAAAATCACAAACGGAAACGTTAGGGGTGGGCACCCGCAAGGCAATACCATTCAGCTTTCCTGCAAGGGCAGGAATAACAGTTCCTACCGCTTTAGCAGCACCCGTGGAAGTCGGAACAATATTGACTGCAGCAGCACGAGCCCGTCGCAAATCTCGGTGGCTGGCATCTAGAATGCGCTGGTCGCCAGTGTAGCTGTGAGTAGTGGTCATCAAGCCATGAACAATACCAAACTGCTCATGCAAAATCTTAACCACAGGGGCCAAACAGTTAGTTGTACAGCTGGCATTACTGAGAATGGGCTCGCTGGGATCGTAATCCTCGTGGTTTACCCCAACCACATACATCCCCACACCACCCTTACCAGGGGCTGTGATTAATACTTTTTTGGCACCAGCTTCAATATGCTTGCTAGCTCCTTCTTTGGTGACAAACACACCTGTAGATTCGATCACTAGATCGATGTCCCAATCTTTCCAAGGCAAGTTAGCAGGGTTCCGATCAGAGACACATTTAATGACATGGCCATTCGCCACAATCGTGTTATCGACTGCTTTGATGTCTGCATCTAAACGACCCAGCATGGAGTCATAGGTCAACAGGTGGGCATTTGTTTTGGGGTCAGAAGTATCATTTAATCCGACAATCTCGATGTTGCTGTTCGGCCGTAAAAGCCAACAACGCATAAAATTTCGTCCAATTCTCCCGAACCCGTTGATCGCTACTCTAATCACTGCGTCTTATCCTTATGTTCAATTTATAGTCTATAGTCAAGCCAGTAGTGACCCTCAATCATCATATCGTACAAGGCAGCCCTATTCTCCAAAGACTTTGTGCCTTGAGAATTGAAGGTATTAAGACTATGACTGGCGCAGAAATATAGAACTATAGGTCTTGAGGACAATCATTCCACAGAGATGTCGTTTGGCGAAGGCTAGTGAAGTCACCATTCCCCAAAATGAGATGATCCAGTAGGGGTAAGCCTAGAATTTGCGCACCTGAGAGCAGCTGCTGAGTCAATTCAAGATCTTCAGGGCTAGGATCCGTCTGCCCCGACGGATGGTTATGGGCCACAATGGCTCGGGTTGCTCCCTTACGGATAATTTCTCGAAAAATATCGCGGGGATGAGCTAGGGTTTCGGTCGCAGTGCCAATACTCACCACTTGCGTTCCGAGTAACCGATGCTTGACATCTAGCAGCAGTACGGCAAATCGTTCTTGAGATTGCCACATTAAATCGCCAGCTAAGGCCGCAGCAGCAACGGCTGGATCATCTATCACAGTCAATTCAGGCGGACGTGCTTGGCAAATTCTTTTCCCTAACTCAATGGCGGCCAGGATAGTCGTCGCCTTCGCTGGCCCTATACCTTGAATAGTGATGAGTTCAGACGCATTAACATCTCTCAGCACTGTAAGTGGATCTTGCTGATGTTCGCTGAAATGCTGCAGAACATGCTGGCCTAACCCGACTGCAGACAATTTGCCTGGTCCTTGGCCCATCCCGAGGAGTATGGCCAATAACTCTGCATGGGTTAAATATTTAGCCCCTTGGGCAATGAGACGTTCACGAGGGCGATCGCTTTCGGGTAAGTCTAGAATCCTTAAGCTGTAGGTCATCGTCGCGAAATTATGGGCTCCCTAAATCACAGGACATGGGCATCGACACTCGCACTCATGTTTAGTACACCCACTTTCGTCCCTTACTCCAACAGAACATCCCATATCCATTGGTCAATTCCGATCGGTCAATGATGGCGATTGACAGCCAAAACACGATAGAAGCCAACCGTTTTGGCTATCAATCGCTAGCTAAATCTGTACAGATCTGTTGAAAGGCATGTTGAGGATCAGCAGCAGTCGTGATCGGGCGACCAATGACCAAATAGTTGGCCCCTGCTTGCATGGCTGCAGTTGGTGTCATGGCCCGTTTTTGATCGCCCGTCGCTGATCCCGGAGGGCGCACACCTGGACAAACGATGAGCAATTCATCCCCGCATACCTGACGCATTTGCTCCGCTTCGTGAGGAGAACAGACAATCCCATCCAGACCTGACTCTTGAGCCAACAGCCCCATTTGCAAGGCATACTCTGGCAGTTCTAGGGGTATTTTTAAGTCTAAGGCCAGCTCCCGCAGCGAGAGACTGGTCAACACTGTAATTGCAATCAACTTCGGGGGAGACGTTTGAGCCGCTTGGGCACCTTCCTGTAAAGCCTGTTGCGCAGCAGAGAGGGCAGGACGCCCTGCTGTAGCATGAATCGTGAGTAGATCCACTCCATAAGTGGCAGCAGATCGGCAAGCACCAGCCACGGTATTGGGAATATCGTGGAATTTCAGATCGAGGAAAATCTTTTTTTGGCGTTGTTTGAGCTGCTTTAGGATACTGGGACCACAGCTAACAAACAGCTCTAACCCTACTTTCCAAAATTGCACTTGAGGAATTTGATCGATCAATGCGATCGCATCTGCCTCTGAAGGCACATCCAACGGCACAATAATTCGTTGAGCAATCTCAGTCGTCACGACACTAGCCTTCAATAGCGGTCGTTTAACACTC
The genomic region above belongs to Acaryochloris sp. CCMEE 5410 and contains:
- a CDS encoding type I glyceraldehyde-3-phosphate dehydrogenase, which produces MIRVAINGFGRIGRNFMRCWLLRPNSNIEIVGLNDTSDPKTNAHLLTYDSMLGRLDADIKAVDNTIVANGHVIKCVSDRNPANLPWKDWDIDLVIESTGVFVTKEGASKHIEAGAKKVLITAPGKGGVGMYVVGVNHEDYDPSEPILSNASCTTNCLAPVVKILHEQFGIVHGLMTTTHSYTGDQRILDASHRDLRRARAAAVNIVPTSTGAAKAVGTVIPALAGKLNGIALRVPTPNVSVCDFVAQTEKPAIAESVNEVLKQASESSMKGIIAFNEEPLVSGDFKGHDCSSIVDGSLTMGMGGNMIKVVAWYDNEWGYSQRVLDLAEYVAQKW
- the radC gene encoding DNA repair protein RadC, translated to MTYSLRILDLPESDRPRERLIAQGAKYLTHAELLAILLGMGQGPGKLSAVGLGQHVLQHFSEHQQDPLTVLRDVNASELITIQGIGPAKATTILAAIELGKRICQARPPELTVIDDPAVAAAALAGDLMWQSQERFAVLLLDVKHRLLGTQVVSIGTATETLAHPRDIFREIIRKGATRAIVAHNHPSGQTDPSPEDLELTQQLLSGAQILGLPLLDHLILGNGDFTSLRQTTSLWNDCPQDL
- a CDS encoding DUF1830 domain-containing protein gives rise to the protein MPQVIDPVPPNDSDLIVCCYVNSTNKIQVARITNIPNWYFERVVFPGQRLMFESVPEAHLEIHTGMMASAILSDTIPCYRLRLHQSVSASKQFLQGEDEAAGTSEPSSMRSVPEAAKVS
- the pyrF gene encoding orotidine-5'-phosphate decarboxylase, whose translation is MTTEIAQRIIVPLDVPSEADAIALIDQIPQVQFWKVGLELFVSCGPSILKQLKQRQKKIFLDLKFHDIPNTVAGACRSAATYGVDLLTIHATAGRPALSAAQQALQEGAQAAQTSPPKLIAITVLTSLSLRELALDLKIPLELPEYALQMGLLAQESGLDGIVCSPHEAEQMRQVCGDELLIVCPGVRPPGSATGDQKRAMTPTAAMQAGANYLVIGRPITTAADPQHAFQQICTDLASD
- a CDS encoding photosystem II high light acclimation radical SAM protein; the protein is MNNPRILYIRLPCNPIFPIGVVYLADHIHKCLPHVEQRIFDLGTVPPLDFKPALDRCIDDFQPDLLVFSWRDIQIYAPVGGRGGNPLQHAFELYYGKNPWTKLKGAFGGLRVFIAYYAELWRNSGLIKRGLKRAQRYHPEAQTVVGGGAVSVFYEQLGTQLPKGSIVSVGEGEVLLEKLLTGQEFRDERCYVVGEKAPRDRMIHEWPTEIDKTACDYPYIASIWPDFEYYFESQDFYVGVQTKRGCPHNCCYCVYTVIEGKRVRVNPAEEVVAEMQQLYNRGIRNFWFTDAQFIPARRYIPDAIELLQKILDADLTDIHWAAYIRADNLTPELCDLMVKTGMNYFEIGITSGSQELVRKMRMGYNLRTVLQNCRDLKTAGFNDLVSVNYSFNVIDERPETIRQTIAYHRELEKIFGADKVEPAIFFIGLQPHTHLEEYAFDNNILKPGYNPMSLMPWTAKKLLWNPEPMGSVFGEVCLQAWKQSPNDFGREVMNILEQRFGRAPLNEALTATIEPKKRSLATASRMGS
- a CDS encoding cyclic nucleotide-binding domain-containing protein — its product is MTLFAVDVHFLKNLFIVVGILGGAAISDGLMGRWMQGRLRTVPKKGRAIYPLLQRCLLFGLRLGIWLVAFYNILTLIPALQPIRQLFITGLAAFPDKFWGALNTPFTDVGERKNPISLLTLIIFVSITVLVFVGARLCGQWLKKSILPQTRMERGAQAAISTIISYTFGLIGFIILLQSVGIDLSSLAVIAGVLGLGLGFGLQELASNFVSGLTLLLEQQIRVGDFVEVDGLLGTIERISIRSTIVRTQDRLFVVVPNQRFFAKNVINWTYQTPESRLHIPVSVAYGTDTVLVTEALLIAARSESRVLKYPPPQVWFKSFGDDAYKFELLAWINQPCDFEPIKSSLNFLIEQELNRKNIQIPFPQRELWLKNPEALAQALQPKPEAAAPLPTVASGEGLKLKTGIKVTKNSTLRVLLRKVSYFENCTNAQLRVLIEQGYRQFYAPEQVIFRENESGESFYVILSGQVEVYSQKLNRQIAILGVGDFFGEISLLTGAPRTATMRVLEATTLFVVDRQALQKLLQNYKALAEEIAKSLSQRQQVLEELGLTQINPSESAGDDPFIWIRRRIQILFGI